One Helianthus annuus cultivar XRQ/B chromosome 12, HanXRQr2.0-SUNRISE, whole genome shotgun sequence genomic region harbors:
- the LOC118485074 gene encoding uncharacterized protein LOC118485074, producing the protein MEPRVIVTDRDQALMNACDKVFPKASKLLCRWHISQNILKHCRAKFTDEDWKIFKLSWSRLCNSPIPTIYNYNFQRLFTRLVNDGRSDVLDYLYDVWLKDYKEKFVSAWTNTVPNFGQHTTNRVESQHSKFKRYIKGPNNSLYRLVCYVGKVLESQKIQIKLSFQESRSVQMGDHIFPFFDNLRGSVSQKALELLVVEWKKLNALRAGGGLVATSFLRVVGCHVLVRWSGCKIPLVAIDNFWTKLDFSTEELNQDECNIQAEMDNLTQQLHTQPPLVVKSMLSKMKAVLNPSMTDHQPPKVQQDTRGRPTTKVKQQKNKDKQPESQRNDYTQKPNVRRSRSKKTKEEKNTLPIIDKDVPRLAGHRYKNVIERFKDWLPSSYRRYITHIEDAQPDGNCGFRSIAMGLGYDQKEWKWVRQELLDEMFINRTRWGHIPESLDKGCYNNVYRSINWLNVEPAPMACWMWLPCTGLLVAQKFGVIVQHLSNGVCQTYFPMFDGPQVYPNHSILTIAYVEDSHFIMVKLADNSPMPVPNGLWNIYRSMEAMEWETMYMSRIAQGRALLRSNRTQQKEVIDLC; encoded by the exons ATGGAGCCACGTGTAATTGTAACAGATAGGGATCAAGCTTTGATGAATGCTTGCGATAAAGTATTCCCAAAAGCTTCCAAATTGCTATGTAGGTGGCACATCTCACAGAATATTCTAAAACACTGTCGGGCAAAATTTACGGATGAAGACTGGAAAATATTCAAGCTTTCTTGGTCTCGACTGTGTAATTCTCCGATTCCGACGATATACAATTATAACTTTCAGCGGCTTTTCACGCGACTGGTTAACGACGGACGATCAG ATGTTCTGGATTATTTGTATGATGTGTGGCTGAAAGATTATAAAGAAAAGTTCGTTTCAGCTTGGACTAACACAGTCCCCAATTTTGGTCAACATACAACCAACAGAGTTGAAAGCCAGCATTCTAAGTTTAAGAGATACATTAAAGGGCCAAACAACTCGCTCTATAGACTTGTGTGTTATGTTGGCAAAGTTCTAGAGTCACAAAAGATACAAATAAAACTTAGTTTTCAGGAGAGTAGGTCCGTGCAAATGGGGGACCACATATTTCCATTTTTTGACAACCTACGCGGTAGTGTTTCCCAAAAAGCCTTAGAGTTATTAGTTGTCGAGTGGAAGAAGCTAAATGCGTTGAGGGCAGGAGGGGGACTTGTGGCCACCAGCTTTCTACGGGTTGTGGGTTGCCATGTGCTTGTCAGATGGAGTG GTTGCAAAATTCCACTTGTCGCGATAGATAATTTCTGGACAAAACTTGATTTTTCGACAGAAGAACTTAATCAAGACGAGTGTAATATTCAGGCGGAAATGGATAACCTCACACAGCAACTACATACGCAGCCACCTCTAGTGGTAAAAAGTATGTTGTCGAAGATGAAAGCGGTGTTGAATCCAAGTATGACTGACCATCAACCGCCTAAGGTACAACAAGATACTAGGGGCCGCCCAACTACGAAAGTAAAACAACAAAAGAATAAAGATAAACAACCTGAATCACAGAGGAACGACTACACTCAAAAGCCAAATGTGCGACGTAGTCGTTCAAAGAAAaccaaagaagaaaaaaatacaCTTCCAATTATAGATAAAGACGTTCCACGGTTGGCCGGGCACAG GTACAAAAACGTGATCGAGCGTTTTAAGGATTGGCTTCCATCTAGCTATCGGAGATACATAACGCATATCGAAGATGCCCAGCCGGACGGTAACTGTGGGTTTCGATCCATAGCTATGGGTTTGGGGTATGACCAGAAAGAGTGGAAGTGGGTCCGCCAAGAGCTACTCGACGAGATGTTCATTAACAGAACGCGTTGGGGGCATATACCCGAATCATTGGACAAGGGATGTTACAATAATGTGTATCGATCGATAAATTGGTTAAATGTTGAACCTGCACCTATGGCATGCTGGATGTGGTTGCCCTGCACAGGGTTGTTAGTGGCtcaaaaatttggggtgattgtTCAACATTTAAGCAACGGTGTTTGTCAAACTTACTTCCCGATGTTCGATGGACCGCAGGTTTACCCGAACCATTCCATTTTAACGATTGCTTATGTCGAAGATAGCCATTTCATCATGGTTAAGTTAGCGGATAATAGCCCGATGCCAGTACCAAATGGACTTTGGAATATATACCGAAGTATGGAAGCTATGGAATGGGAGACAATGTACATGTCTCGTATTGCACAGGGTAGGGCGTTACTACGTAGTAATAGAACTCAACAAAAAGAAGTTATTGACTTGTGTTAG